Sequence from the Saccharomonospora amisosensis genome:
ACAACGCGGGCGGCAGGATTCGCATGAACCTCGCCAGCACCACCGCGTGCGGGTCGTGCTCGTCGACCAGTTCGGCGATGCGGTCGAAAGCAGCCGCCTCGCCCGCTGTGTCTTCCGCGTCAGTGGGGAACGGTACGTGATGGAACGGGATTCCGTGGGCTCTCGTGATGTCGGCGAGCACGTCGTGGTTGCCGATCACCGCCCTGATATCGGCGTCCAGCTCGCCGGAGGAGACCCTGCCGAGCAGGTCGTAGAGGCAGTGCCCCTCCCTTGACACCAGCAGTACGACACGGTGGCGCTCTGCGGTGTCGTCGATCCGCCAGTCGGACTCCGCGCCGAGCGAGCGCGCCACCCCGGCGAACCGGGCACGCAATTCGTCGACGTCGAACGGCAGCGAGTCGGCTCTCACCACCTGGCGGGTGAAGAACCATCCGGTGTCCGGGTCGGTGTGGTAGGCGGCCTCAACGATCCAGCCGCCCGCCTCCGCGAGGAACGAGGCGATGCGGGCGATGATGCCGGTGCGGTCGGGGCAGCCGAAGGTGATGACGTACTCGCGGTCGTGCACAACCCGATTGTCGTACCCGGCGTCACGGCGCCGCCAGCGGCTCCAGCAGCGCCACGTCCCCGGTGACCTTCGCCTCGCTCGGCCTGCGCCACACCGCCCGGTAGACCGCGTCGGCGCTGCCCTCGATAGTCACGTCCGGCTCGAACGGCTGTTCCGCCAGCTGTGGTGCCGAACCCGGCGCCAGCCGCACCGACCACAGCCTGCCGGCGTCCTCCGCGTGCACCAGCACCGTGCCGTCGGCGGTGAACTCGCTCCAGCCGGTGCGCCGGTGCACCAGCAACATGAGCAGCTCGTCGATGCCGTCGGCGGCGAACTCCGGGTCGAACGTCACGGTGACGGCGCCCAGCGTGAGCTCGGCGTCGACGCGGTGTATGGCGGCTTCATGGGCCTGCCGCCGCGCCCAGGACGCGACCACCGGCGGGTACGACGAGAACGGCAACCTCGTCGGCGCGCCGGGGCCCCGGTCGAACACCGCGCGCAGCGCCTCCCGCTGCTGTTCCCACCAATCCAGCAACCGCTCCCACTCCCGAGGCGCCTCGCCCGCACGCACCCCGGAAACCTCAGGATGTTCGGTGGCCGCGACGACCCACGACTGGACCCTCGCGATGTGCCGCACGAGCTTGTGCACAGTCCAGTTCGGACACGTGGGTACCTGAGCCTGGGGACCGGCCGCGATCGCCGCGTCCCGCAGCGCGTCGCAGTGGTTCTCGACGGCCTGTCGGAAGGTCCCGTAGTCCACGGCGAGAGACTATCCTTCGCCCCAGCTCCACGCAGCCGAGCACCAGCAGTCCCAGTCCGAACGCGACGAGCAGACCCTTGGCGGGATCGTCGGCGAAGCCCGCCGCACCCGCGTACCCAACCGCGACGGCGTACACCGCCCAGATCGTCACACCCACCGCGTCGAGCGCGGCGAAGCGGGCGAGCGGGAAGCGCAGGCTGCCCGTGGCCAGTGCGGAAGCGACCCTGCCGCCCGGTACGTAGCGGCCCGCCACGACGAGCAGCGTCGCGTGCCTATACACCTTTCGCCGAGCCCACTCGTAGGTGCGTCTGCCCTTCTCGTTGCGGTGCAGCCTGCGCAGCGTTCGTGGACCCGCCAGCCTGCCGACGCCGTGTCCGAGCAGGTCGCCCGCGAGCGCGCCACAGGCCGCCACGGCGGTAAGCGCGGCGAGTGCGGGAAAGTCCGGTCCGAGCAGTACCGCCACCGCCATCACCGAACTCTCGCTCGGCATGAACGGCAGCAACGCGTCCAGACCCGCCACGGCGAAGATCAGCAACCACAGCCACGGTGAGTCGAGCGCGCCACGCAACAGCGCGGCGAACTCGTTCAGCAGCTCCAGCATGCCGGTTCCGTGGCGAGTACGGCGTGCCGGGCCCGTGCCGCGAGCTCCGCACGATCGCCTTCGGGTTCGAGCAACCGGTGCGCGCGCACCCGCAGCTTCAGCTCCCGCGCTCCGCAGACCCGACGCAGTGAGCGGGCGAGCGAGTCCTCGCCGACGAAGGCCGCCACCGTGCTCGGCTCGCCGTCCTGCAGGTACTCCAACGTGACGGGACGCACCGGTGCTTCCGCGTCCAGCGCGGCCTGGAACACCGCGTGCCGAAACCTCCCGCCCGGTGCCGAACACCAGGTGGTGGCCTCGGGAAACACGGCGACGGTGTGGCCCTGCCGTAGCCGCGTCGCGATCGTCGCGACCAGCTCGGGTAGCGCGCGTAGCGCCCACCTGTCAACGAACAGCGTGCCGCTGTCGCGCGCCAGCCTGCCCAGCCACGGCCAACTCGCCACCTCGCGCTTGGCGAGCATGCTTACCGGTTCCACGGCGAGCAGGCCCACGATGTCGAGCCAGGAGACGTGGTTGGCGACCACCAGTGTGCCGCGTCCGTCGGCTGCGCTGAGCCGATCGGTGTCGCGCTCGAGGGTCACCTCCAGCGCGCGGAGCACGCGCAGGGCTCGGGCATCGAGTGTGCCGCGTGCGGTGAGTGAGGACCCCAGCGCTGCGCACCGTTTCATGGCTTTCATGGTGCTGACCGGAGTTCTCCGGTGGGTGACGCAGCGAGGAGTGCAGGGTGAACTCGCGCGGTATGAGTTCACCGGGTCTGCCCGAGGAAGTGCCGCAGGTAGCGGTCGTCGATGCGGTCGAGCGGTAGCAGCACGAAGAAGTCGGCGACACCGAAGTCCGGGTCGTGAGCGGGTGGCCCGCAGACCCAAGCGCCGAGCCGCAGGTATCCCCGCAGCAGCGGCGGCACCCGTGCGTAGCTTGGCCGCTCGTCGGTCGTCGGCGTGGCGTTCCACGGCAGGTGTGGCTCGACCCGCAGGTGCGCCGGTGACAGGTGGCGGCGCCGCGCGAGCTGCCACGTGTTCGCGCAGGCCTGCCCGCCGTCGGCGAGCGAGACCGAGGCGCAGCCCGCGAGGTGGCGCGCGCCGGAGAGCAACGCGTAGCGGGCCAGCGCACCCCACATCAGGTTGATGACCTGCCCGCCACGGTGGTCGGGGTGCACGCAGGAGCGGCCTGCCTCGATCAGCGATTCGCGCAGCGGGCGCAACGCGGCGAGGTCGAACTCTCCGCTGGAGTAGAGCCGATCAGTACGACCGGGCGGCAGCAGCCGGTAGGTGCCCACCACCGTGTCCGCGTGCTCGACGATCAGGTGGTCGCAGCGGTCGTCGAACTCGTCGCGGTCGAGTTCGCCGGGTAGCGCGGCGTTGAACTCGTCGACGAAGACGGCACGGCGCAACCGCTGAGCCGCTTCGACCTGTGCAGGGGTGTGCGCGATCGAAACCGTGTACTCGCGCGTGGGTACCGTGGCGGGTGAGGGCATGGTGACTCTCTTTCCGTTTCGCAGTGAGGAGCCGGTGTCTTCGCGGGGTCGTCGGGTGGCGGCCCGACGACCCCGCTCACCGCAGACTCGCAGGTAAGAGCGGTGTCGACCACGGGCTGACAGCGATCTCAGGGAGAACTCAGGGCACCCCTTACCTGCAGGCCCGACCCCCGTGCGGCGGCTACCTGTTCCGTTCGGACGGGGCGGCCGCTTCCCATGCCACGGTCAGCTCACCGAGCCGCCAACGCGTGCCGCGGCCCAGCAGCGGCCAGCCACGCTGGGCGAGTAACCGCACCGCCTCCACCCACCGCGCCCTGCGGCCGAACGGTGCGAACGGCACCGCGGCGGCCCAGCACTCGTCCAGCTCCGCGAGGAAGCCGTGAACGGCTTCGCCCGGCACGTTGCGGTGGATCAGCGCCTTAGGCAATCGCTGTGCCACAGTGGACGGACGGTCGATGCTGTCGAGGCGGCAGGAGAGGGTGAGGCTGATCGGGCCTGCGTGGTTGAGCGTGACCCACGAGCACAACCTGCCGATCTCGTCGCTGGTTCCCTCCACCAGCAGGCCTCCCGGCGCGATGCCGCCGAGCATCGCTTCCCACGAGGGTGCGACATCACGCTCGGCGTACTGGCGCAGCACGTTGAACGCCCGCACCAGCACCGGGTGCGTGCCCGCCAACTCGAAACCACCCCTGCGGAAGTCCAACCTCGGCGGGTCGGCCACCGAGGCGGCGGCCGCGACGCGGTCGGCGTCCAGCTCCAGGCCGAGAACCCGAACCCCCGGCTGCCGCTGTGCCAACCGCCTCGCCAGCTCCACCGTGGTCACAGGTGACGCCCCGTACCCGAGATCGACCACCAGCGGCTCGGCCGCGCCGGACAGCGCCCTGCCCACCGCCGGATCGGCGAGCAGCCAGCGGTCGACCCTGCGTAGCCGGTTGGGGTTGGTGGTTCCTCGGGTAGGGGTGCCGATCAGCCGCGGTCCGCGAGCCACCGCGACGTGAACTCCGCCTCGTGCTCGAGCAGCTCGGTCACCTGGTCGGCGACGAAGCCTTCGAGCTTGCCCCCCACGAGCGGGATGCGGACCTTGACCTCACCCCTGGTGTGTAGCACGCTACCCGACGTCTCGTCGTAAAGTTCGGTGCGGGCGGTGATGTGCCCCGGCATCGCGCTGACGTGAACGGTTACCGTGCCGACGTAGCGGCCCTGCTGCGCCGACCAGGTGTGCTCGCGCTGCACCTCGAGGTCACCGGAGTGCATTTTCTGCACCAGGTGCGGTAGCTGCTCGGCCGGAATGCCCTGTACCAGCGTGTACGACACACCGTCGGCCGTGGCGGTGTGCTCGCGCAGCGTCGAATCCTTGCCGCCGATCTCGTCCAGCCGTGCCCGCAGCGCGTGCTGTTGTGTCTGGGCGGCATACACGTCGGCGGCACTGTGCGCGAACGTCGCACGGTGCTCGATACGGGTCGCCATGCGCAGGACAGTACCGTTACCGCTTGTGAGCACTGTCGGAACGCCCGTCCAGGAGGCCCTGCGCGAGCACACCACGCTGCGGCTCGGCGGCCCGGCCCGCCGGTTCGTCACCGCGTCGACGACCGGGGAACTGGTCTCGCTCGTGCGCGAACTCGACGCGGCGGGCGAGTCGGTGCTGCTGCTCGGCGGTGGCTCGAACCTCGTCGTGGCGGACGCCGGGTTCGCGGGCACGGTGGTGCGCATCGGCACCACCGGCTGGGACGACGACGGCGTCGCCGCGGGACAGAACTGGGACGACTACGTCGCGGCCACGATCGCGGCAGGTCTGGGCGGCCTGGAATGTCTCTCCGGCATCCCGGGGTCGGCAGGCGCGACGCCGATCCAGAACGTTGGCGCCTACGGCTGCGAGATCAGCCAGGTGCTGCGCTCCATCGATCTCTACGATCGCCGATCCGGCGCGATCCGCACCATCGCCGCCGCCGACCTCGGCTTCGCCTACCGCACGAGCGTGCTGAAGGGCACCGACTCCGGCATCGTGCTCCGGGTGCGCTTCTCGTTGCACACCGACGGGCTGTCCGCCCCGATCCGGTACGCAGAGCTCGCGACCGCCC
This genomic interval carries:
- the purU gene encoding formyltetrahydrofolate deformylase, with translation MHDREYVITFGCPDRTGIIARIASFLAEAGGWIVEAAYHTDPDTGWFFTRQVVRADSLPFDVDELRARFAGVARSLGAESDWRIDDTAERHRVVLLVSREGHCLYDLLGRVSSGELDADIRAVIGNHDVLADITRAHGIPFHHVPFPTDAEDTAGEAAAFDRIAELVDEHDPHAVVLARFMRILPPALCEAWAGRAINIHHSFLPSFVGARPYHQAHTRGVKLVGATCHYVTADLDAGPIIEQDVIRVDHTDSVTDMVRKGRDIEKVTLARGLRWHLEGRVLVHGDRTVVF
- a CDS encoding maleylpyruvate isomerase family mycothiol-dependent enzyme; the protein is MAAGPQAQVPTCPNWTVHKLVRHIARVQSWVVAATEHPEVSGVRAGEAPREWERLLDWWEQQREALRAVFDRGPGAPTRLPFSSYPPVVASWARRQAHEAAIHRVDAELTLGAVTVTFDPEFAADGIDELLMLLVHRRTGWSEFTADGTVLVHAEDAGRLWSVRLAPGSAPQLAEQPFEPDVTIEGSADAVYRAVWRRPSEAKVTGDVALLEPLAAP
- a CDS encoding DedA family protein — translated: MLELLNEFAALLRGALDSPWLWLLIFAVAGLDALLPFMPSESSVMAVAVLLGPDFPALAALTAVAACGALAGDLLGHGVGRLAGPRTLRRLHRNEKGRRTYEWARRKVYRHATLLVVAGRYVPGGRVASALATGSLRFPLARFAALDAVGVTIWAVYAVAVGYAGAAGFADDPAKGLLVAFGLGLLVLGCVELGRRIVSRRGLRDLPTGRREPLRRAAGRGDRGRSPGSGTHVSELDCAQARAAHREGPVVGRRGHRTS
- a CDS encoding lysophospholipid acyltransferase family protein, with translation MKRCAALGSSLTARGTLDARALRVLRALEVTLERDTDRLSAADGRGTLVVANHVSWLDIVGLLAVEPVSMLAKREVASWPWLGRLARDSGTLFVDRWALRALPELVATIATRLRQGHTVAVFPEATTWCSAPGGRFRHAVFQAALDAEAPVRPVTLEYLQDGEPSTVAAFVGEDSLARSLRRVCGARELKLRVRAHRLLEPEGDRAELAARARHAVLATEPACWSC
- a CDS encoding GNAT family N-acetyltransferase codes for the protein MPSPATVPTREYTVSIAHTPAQVEAAQRLRRAVFVDEFNAALPGELDRDEFDDRCDHLIVEHADTVVGTYRLLPPGRTDRLYSSGEFDLAALRPLRESLIEAGRSCVHPDHRGGQVINLMWGALARYALLSGARHLAGCASVSLADGGQACANTWQLARRRHLSPAHLRVEPHLPWNATPTTDERPSYARVPPLLRGYLRLGAWVCGPPAHDPDFGVADFFVLLPLDRIDDRYLRHFLGQTR
- a CDS encoding class I SAM-dependent methyltransferase translates to MARGPRLIGTPTRGTTNPNRLRRVDRWLLADPAVGRALSGAAEPLVVDLGYGASPVTTVELARRLAQRQPGVRVLGLELDADRVAAAASVADPPRLDFRRGGFELAGTHPVLVRAFNVLRQYAERDVAPSWEAMLGGIAPGGLLVEGTSDEIGRLCSWVTLNHAGPISLTLSCRLDSIDRPSTVAQRLPKALIHRNVPGEAVHGFLAELDECWAAAVPFAPFGRRARWVEAVRLLAQRGWPLLGRGTRWRLGELTVAWEAAAPSERNR
- a CDS encoding DUF2505 domain-containing protein, whose product is MATRIEHRATFAHSAADVYAAQTQQHALRARLDEIGGKDSTLREHTATADGVSYTLVQGIPAEQLPHLVQKMHSGDLEVQREHTWSAQQGRYVGTVTVHVSAMPGHITARTELYDETSGSVLHTRGEVKVRIPLVGGKLEGFVADQVTELLEHEAEFTSRWLADRG
- a CDS encoding UDP-N-acetylmuramate dehydrogenase, which produces MSTVGTPVQEALREHTTLRLGGPARRFVTASTTGELVSLVRELDAAGESVLLLGGGSNLVVADAGFAGTVVRIGTTGWDDDGVAAGQNWDDYVAATIAAGLGGLECLSGIPGSAGATPIQNVGAYGCEISQVLRSIDLYDRRSGAIRTIAAADLGFAYRTSVLKGTDSGIVLRVRFSLHTDGLSAPIRYAELATALGTEVGARVPAAEAREAVLALRARKGMVLDPADHDTWSAGSFFTNPVVADDQVTDVLARIAEVVGADVPVPRYPADGGVKLSAAWLIERAGFGKGYPGPGGRVRLSTKHTLALTNRGAATTADLLALAREVRDGVLNTFGVTLRPEPLLINCQL